From the Deltaproteobacteria bacterium genome, one window contains:
- a CDS encoding cyclic nucleotide-binding domain-containing protein translates to MPDEEKNNKNQNNTFIVANLGMEIELTATAALIPVDRAILGEHEWPAVGRINSASDLQLILWARYLPIAKNSAETTVFNRIRHQISERKLLLDDHLIEQKDYKQIISQKLDRLQKFKSIPAFSELDDEQMQKLMERSAIKHYPAGATIIGADNCDQRVHYLYSGAARVVSRDVELYTVKRRGDILSELDAMHRSVRQYSVHAVEDTTCILTAVEIARPKGKERSDETLVKTLVRTNQMLRDRLELTTRQLMKAKAIIHKLSPKK, encoded by the coding sequence ATGCCAGACGAAGAAAAAAACAATAAAAATCAAAATAATACATTCATCGTCGCAAATCTGGGCATGGAGATCGAATTGACCGCCACCGCTGCCCTGATCCCCGTCGACCGGGCGATTCTGGGCGAGCACGAGTGGCCGGCAGTGGGTAGAATAAACAGTGCTTCGGATCTCCAATTAATTCTTTGGGCCCGGTATCTTCCCATCGCTAAAAATTCGGCCGAAACGACCGTTTTCAACCGAATCAGGCATCAGATATCCGAGCGGAAGCTGCTGCTTGACGACCATCTGATCGAACAGAAGGATTACAAACAGATCATCAGCCAAAAGCTGGACCGCCTGCAAAAATTCAAAAGCATCCCTGCATTCTCCGAACTGGACGATGAGCAGATGCAAAAGCTGATGGAGCGCAGTGCAATAAAACACTACCCGGCAGGCGCGACCATCATCGGAGCGGACAATTGCGACCAGCGGGTGCATTATCTCTACAGCGGCGCGGCCAGGGTGGTGAGCAGGGATGTCGAACTCTACACAGTCAAGCGCAGGGGAGACATCCTCAGTGAACTGGACGCCATGCACCGGTCGGTGCGTCAATATTCCGTGCACGCCGTCGAAGACACGACCTGTATTCTAACCGCGGTGGAGATCGCCCGTCCCAAGGGAAAAGAGCGGTCCGATGAGACGCTTGTAAAAACGCTGGTGAGAACGAACCAGATGCTGAGGGACCGGCTGGAGCTCACCACACGGCAACTGATGAAAGCCAAAGCCATCATTCATAAATTGAGCCCCAAAAAATAA
- a CDS encoding universal stress protein, whose product MERNLLIAFDDSENAMRAVEQVARSFSSDSAVTLFHVAQDSSALCNMNSPELIPLFKHGQSEFCSLEDKKRSLVQAASEKAKQLLVDKGFKPERVTIRIETAQHGVARDIIQEADNNYDVLVLGKRGISGIKAFLFGGTTQKVIQGIEKASLFIVN is encoded by the coding sequence ATGGAAAGAAATTTGTTGATCGCCTTCGATGATTCCGAAAATGCCATGCGGGCTGTGGAACAGGTTGCCCGGTCTTTCTCATCCGACTCGGCGGTGACCTTGTTCCATGTCGCCCAGGACTCCAGCGCCCTGTGCAACATGAACAGCCCGGAATTGATACCGTTGTTCAAGCATGGGCAGAGCGAATTTTGCTCGCTTGAAGATAAAAAGCGGAGCCTGGTCCAGGCGGCATCCGAAAAGGCTAAGCAACTTCTTGTAGACAAGGGATTCAAGCCGGAGCGGGTTACCATCAGAATCGAAACGGCCCAGCATGGTGTTGCCAGGGATATTATTCAGGAAGCGGACAACAACTATGACGTTCTCGTGCTGGGGAAAAGGGGGATTTCCGGCATCAAAGCCTTCCTGTTCGGCGGCACCACACAAAAGGTGATCCAGGGCATTGAAAAGGCTTCCCTGTTCATCGTCAACTAG